In a single window of the Gossypium hirsutum isolate 1008001.06 chromosome A13, Gossypium_hirsutum_v2.1, whole genome shotgun sequence genome:
- the LOC107940802 gene encoding ABC transporter G family member 6 yields the protein MSRIIAENNGGGHVLDAATGDGTPVCETSVDVAKLPSMPFLLSFNHLTYSVKVGRKMPLFPGGDRTKTLLNGISGVARDGEILAVLGASGSGKSTLIDALANRISKGSLKGNITLNDEVVESRVLKSISAYVMQHDLLFPMLTVEETLMFAAEFRLPRTMSKSKRRTRVQALIDQLGLRNAAETIIGDEGHRGVSGGERRRVSIGIDIIHDPIILFLDEPTSGLDSTSAFMIVKALQRIAQSGSIVIMSIHQPSYRILGLLDRLIILSTGQTVYTGLPTNLSLYFSEFGYPIPEMENKTEFALDLIWELEGSPEGTKSLIEFNKKWQSKEPVRLCSSLKEAISVSISKGKLVSTSTAMVPRFANSFWKEILVLSNRSILNSRRMPELFVTRLVAVSVTGFILATMFWQLDNSPKGIQERLGFFAFTMSTTFYACSDTLPVLLHERYIFMRETAYNSYKRSSYVISNALVALPGLIILSFAFTTITFWAIGLNGGFSGFLYYFLIILASFWSGSSLVTFLSGIIPHLMLGYPIVVSILACFLLFSGFFINRDRIPTYWIWFHYLSVIKYPYEAVLQNEFNNPTECFMRGIQLFDHTPLVTIPNAMKVRLLQSFSDELGTKITSSTCFLRGVDILRNQGITDLSKWDCLFITLAWGFFFRILFYFSLLFGSKNKRT from the coding sequence ATGTCTCGTATTATAGCTGAAAACAATGGAGGTGGTCATGTACTAGACGCCGCGACAGGCGACGGAACTCCGGTCTGTGAAACCAGCGTTGATGTCGCGAAGCTGCCGTCAATGccatttcttctttctttcaacCATCTTACTTACAGTGTAAAGGTCGGCCGCAAGATGCCGCTGTTTCCCGGCGGCGATAGAACAAAGACGTTGCTTAATGGTATCTCTGGGGTGGCTAGAGACGGCGAGATACTTGCGGTGCTCGGAGCAAGTGGGTCAGGGAAATCAACACTCATCGACGCTTTAGCTAATAGAATATCTAAAGGCAGTTTGAAAGGTAACATCACTTTAAACGACGAAGTTGTTGAATCTCGGGTGTTGAAATCGATTTCGGCTTACGTTATGCAACACGATTTGCTTTTCCCAATGCTCACCGTCGAGGAAACCTTAATGTTCGCCGCCGAGTTTCGGCTTCCTCGAACCATGTCTAAATCCAAGAGGAGAACTCGTGTTCAAGCTTTGATTGATCAATTAGGGTTAAGAAATGCCGCTGAAACTATTATCGGTGACGAAGGCCATCGAGGTGTTTCTGGCGGAGAACGACGTCGTGTGTCGATCGGAATCGATATAATTCATGACCCCATTATTTTGTTCTTAGATGAGCCTACATCAGGGCTTGATTCCACAAGTGCTTTCATGATAGTGAAGGCATTGCAAAGGATTGCTCAAAGTGGAAGCATTGTTATAATGTCAATTCATCAGCCAAGTTATAGAATTCTTGGTTTACTTGACAGATTGATAATTTTGTCTACTGGCCAAACTGTTTATACCGGTTTACCGACGAATCTGTCGCTATATTTCTCCGAATTTGGGTACCCCATAccggagatggaaaataaaacggagttTGCTCTCGACTTAATTTGGGAACTCGAAGGATCTCCTGAAGGAACAAAAAGTTTGATAGAATTCAACAAGAAATGGCAGAGCAAAGAGCCGGTCCGTCTCTGTTCGTCGCTAAAAGAAGCAATTAGCGTCAGTATTTCTAAAGGCAAACTTGTTTCTACTTCAACAGCCATGGTCCCTAGATTTGCAAACTCTTTCTGGAAAGAAATACTTGTTTTATCAAACAGATCGATCTTAAATTCAAGGAGGATGCCGGAGTTGTTCGTTACTCGATTAGTGGCGGTTTCAGTGACAGGGTTCATTTTAGCGACCATGTTTTGGCAACTAGATAATTCACCAAAAGGGATACAAGAAAGATTAGGGTTTTTTGCATTCACAATGTCAACGACGTTTTATGCTTGTTCCGACACTCTCCCTGTTCTTCTCCACGAAAGGTACATTTTCATGAGAGAAACAGCTTACAATTCTTACAAAAGATCATCTTACGTTATATCAAATGCTTTGGTCGCTTTACCGGGACTAATCATCCTATCATTTGCTTTCACGACGATAACATTTTGGGCAATAGGCCTCAACGGCGGATTTTCAGGGTTCTTATATTATTTCTTGATCATACTCGCTTCATTTTGGTCCGGAAGTTCACTCGTCACATTTCTATCCGGTATTATCCCACATTTGATGTTAGGTTACCCTATTGTCGTCTCTATTTTAGCATGTTTCTTGCTCTTTAGCGGCTTTTTTATCAATCGGGACCGAATCCCAACCTATTGGATTTGGTTTCACTATTTATCCGTTATCAAGTATCCTTATGAAGCGGTTCTACAAAACGAATTCAATAATCCGACGGAATGTTTCATGAGAGGAATTCAGTTATTCGACCACACGCCACTCGTAACAATTCCAAATGCCATGAAAGTGAGATTGTTGCAGTCATTTAGCGATGAATTAGGGACGAAGATTACAAGCTCGACATGCTTTTTAAGGGGAGTCGATATTTTGAGAAACCAAGGGATTACAGATTTGAGCAAATGGGATTGCTTGTTCATTACCTTGGCATGGGGATTCTTTTTCaggattttgttttatttctctttGTTATTTGGAAGCAAAAACAAGAGAAcatga